The Sander vitreus isolate 19-12246 chromosome 5, sanVit1, whole genome shotgun sequence genome includes a region encoding these proteins:
- the LOC144518780 gene encoding uncharacterized protein LOC144518780, translating into MAKRRAAEDSLLLHEPPSKSCFRSLSSVERLLDSMAPAAGGLNPPSLQALVGSRCRKRPHAHYLEDPQKPEETDTTVPHDTGKPAAAAAALTSSGRIQDRRSSSALTGSKKRPRDDSAGLETVDPVLPKAAGDKADEASDAEDCSFNSFQYWRVPLPTLDLSLLEEDAADRPRSKDQSEAKDACCSDAMET; encoded by the exons ATGGCGAAGAGACGAGCCGCTGAGgactctctgctgctgcacGAGCCTCCCTCCAAAAGCTGCTTCCGGTCCCTCAGCAGTGTGGAGCGGCTGCTGGACAGCATGGCTCCGGCGGCCGGGGGTTTGAACCCGCCGTCCCTGCAGGCTCTGGTGGGCAGCCGCTGCAGGAAGAGGCCGCACGCGCACTACTTGGAAGACCCACAGAAACCAGAAGAAACGGACACAACTGTGCCACACGACACCGGGAAACCTGCAGCAGCGGCGGCGGCTTTGACTTCTTCTGGAAGGATCCAGGACCGTCGCAGCTCCAGCGCGCTCACGGGCTCCAAGAAGCGTCCGCGAGACGACAGCGCGGGTCTAGAGACGGTTGATCCGGTTCTTCCTAAAGCTGCTGGGGATAAA GCGGATGAAGCCAGCGACGCTGAAGACTGCTCTTTCAACTCGTTCCAGTACTGGAGGGTCCCCCTGCCCACGCTGGACCTCTCCCTGCTGGAAGAAGACGCCGCCGATCGTCCCCGAAGCAAAGATCAGTCAGAGGCCAAAGATGCTTGCTGCTCTGACGCCATGGAAACCTGA